Genomic window (Candidatus Atribacteria bacterium):
ATATAATACCTCGAAAGGATAAATTTGTAAATTTATTATTGTAAAGGATAATTACGTATGATATAATATAAAAAAATAAATACAAATGGTAGAGATTTTAGAGAGAGCCATTTTATTAACCGAGGGGCATTGCCCCTTGTATCTGATTTTGGTCAGATATACTGGTTAGTGAAATGGTTTTTTTATTTATGATGTAGCCGAGGGAAGTTTCAATGAAAGCAGATGTAGTTATTATAGGCGGCGGAGTCATTGGCACAGCTATTGCCCGAGAACTATCCAGATTTAAGCTTAATATAATTCTAATAGAAAAAGAAGACGATATAGCCATGGGAACCAGCAAGAGCAATTCTGGTATTATTCACGCCGGATATAATGATGATTTTAATACTCTAAAAGGTGAACTTAATAGAAAATCAAATCCAAAATTTGATAAACTGTGCGCAGATCTAAAAATTCCTTTTAAAAGAATCGGGTCATTGGTAATTGGTTTTTCGGAAGAAGATTTTAAGATATTGAAAGAGTTAAAAGACAAAGGAGAAAAGAATAGTCTTAAAAATTTAGAAATCGCCAGCGGTGATAGACTATTTGAGTTGGAGCCTAATTTAAATCACCAAGCTAAATTTGCCCTTTATGCCCCTTCCGCCGGGATTATTTCCCCTTATCAACTTACTATAGCTCTTGCTGATATTGCGGTGATAAACGGAGTTAAAGTATGGTTAGAGACAGAAGCGAAGGGAATTAGGACTGAAGGACAGCAAGTTTGCGGAGTAATTACTAACCGGGGCACGATCGAAACAAGGGTGGTAATAAATGCTGCTGGATTATACGCTGACGAGATTGCCCATACTGTCGGTGATAGTCTTAAGGTAAGGCCTTTAAAAGGTGAATACCAGTTATTTGATAAACAATGGGGAAATCTGGTGAATCATATTCTTTTTCCCATTCCTACCCGACTGTCTAAAGGAATTTTGTTGACTCCCACGGTTCATGGCAATCTTTTAATAGGACCTAATTCTTATCGGATAAAAGAAAAAGATGACCTGTCTACTACCACAATCGGAATAGAGGAAGTATTGGAAGGAGCGAAAAAATTAATTCCTCATCTTGTCGAGCAAAACCCGGTGACCTCTTTTGCCGGCTTAAGAGCTGATATCGAAGGGAGAAATGACTTTATTATTGAGGCCTCAAAAAAAATAAAAGGTTTTATCAATGTAGTGGGGATCGAATCACCCGGTTTAAGTTCTGCTCCCGCCATTGCCGATAGGGTATGCAATATTTTAAAAGAATTAGTTAAAGAAATTTCTCCTCAATTGGAATTAAATTGCAAGGGTGGTTTTATAGAAACCCTGTCCGAGCAACCAAGATTTGCAGATTATTTAGATAAACCAGATAAATGGCAGAAGATGATAGAAAAAGATGCAAATTACGGAGAGATTGTCTGCCGATGTGAAAAGGTAAGCAAAGGAGAAATACTCAAGGCTATCCATCAACCGGTACCAGCCAGAAGCTTGGACGCCGTCAAAAGAAGGGTCAGAGCGGGAATGGGCCGATGCCAGGGCGGTTTTTGTGGTCCCAGAGTTTTAAAAATATTAGCAGAAGAATTAAATATCTCTTCCCTAAAAATAAACAAAAAAGGATCGGGGTCAGAAATTTTAAAGGCCAGATCCAAAGAAAATATTAAAGAAACAGAGGTTAAGCTTTTAAATGAAGTTGGAGTATGATTTAGTCATTATCGGAGGGGGTCCGGCAGGTCTGGCGGTTGCTCTGGAAGCCAGAAGAAATACAGTAAAAGATATTTTACTCCTGGAAAGAGATAAATATCTGGGAGGAATTCTTCCTCAATGTATTCATAATGGATTTGGTCTACAGTATTTTAAGGAGGAACTGACCGGACCGGAATATGCAGAGAGATTTATTAACCCGCTTATCCAGCAGAGCGTTAATAAAGTTGATATA
Coding sequences:
- a CDS encoding FAD/NAD(P)-binding oxidoreductase; the encoded protein is MKADVVIIGGGVIGTAIARELSRFKLNIILIEKEDDIAMGTSKSNSGIIHAGYNDDFNTLKGELNRKSNPKFDKLCADLKIPFKRIGSLVIGFSEEDFKILKELKDKGEKNSLKNLEIASGDRLFELEPNLNHQAKFALYAPSAGIISPYQLTIALADIAVINGVKVWLETEAKGIRTEGQQVCGVITNRGTIETRVVINAAGLYADEIAHTVGDSLKVRPLKGEYQLFDKQWGNLVNHILFPIPTRLSKGILLTPTVHGNLLIGPNSYRIKEKDDLSTTTIGIEEVLEGAKKLIPHLVEQNPVTSFAGLRADIEGRNDFIIEASKKIKGFINVVGIESPGLSSAPAIADRVCNILKELVKEISPQLELNCKGGFIETLSEQPRFADYLDKPDKWQKMIEKDANYGEIVCRCEKVSKGEILKAIHQPVPARSLDAVKRRVRAGMGRCQGGFCGPRVLKILAEELNISSLKINKKGSGSEILKARSKENIKETEVKLLNEVGV